In Oryzias melastigma strain HK-1 linkage group LG16, ASM292280v2, whole genome shotgun sequence, a single genomic region encodes these proteins:
- the il11a gene encoding uncharacterized protein il11a, with protein MKLLLDSSSSLLFSLLLAQLPVFASASPVPPRRASDLDKLTNHTTNLKKLAQKLLKKHEFDSDVESHRFRSLPEMSNRLATDLHNLELKPTLSQLHADLKLYKDHFDWLSNVSKKHHHPAVPKLEKMITEIKSVITMLHHQMQRVEAPVLTPATPSLPSHLPYHFEVLQSTQELLQHFNLFCDWAIRAFMGLKPKASAVQ; from the exons ATGAAAT TGCTGCTCGACTCCTCCTCGTCTCTCCTCTTCTCGCTGCTATTGGCCCAGCTGCCCGTGTTCGCCTCTGCCTCCCCGGTGCCGCCGCGGCGCGCCAGCGACCTGGACAAGCTGACCAATCACACCACCAATCTGAAGAAACTCGCGCAAAAACTGCTG AAAAAGCATGAATTTGACTCAGATGTGGAGTCGCACAGGTTTAGATCGCTGCCCGAGATGAGCAACAGATTAGCCACCGATCTTCACAATCTTGAG CTGAAGCCCACACTTTCCCAGCTCCATGCTGACCTGAAACTGTATAAGGATCACTTTGATTGGCTGAGCAACGTTTCTAAAAAGCACCACCACCCTGCAGTCCCCAAGCTGGAGAAGATGATCACAGAGATTAAATCTGTCATCACAATGCTGCACCATCAG ATGCAGCGGGTTGAAGCCCCAGTGCTAACTCCAGCAACCCCTTCCCTCCCCTCTCACCTGCCGTATCACTTTGAAGTCCTGCAGTCCACCCAAGAACTCCTCCAACACTTCAACCTCTTTTGCGACTGGGCAATCAGAGCGTTCATGGGCCTCAAGCCCAAAGCCTCCGCAGTGCAATGA